The following is a genomic window from Bacteroidia bacterium.
TCGTATCCCGCCAAAACCGATTCGCTGCTGATAGCGTCCGGCCGGGATATCAGATCACTGCACAGCGGAAGGGGAGGTGAGACGACGGATGACGCACTCGCCCGCATTGACTCGGATGTCCTTCGACACACGCCGCGCATCGTTATACTGGCATTTGGCAGCAATGACTGGTTTGTGTGGGGTAATCCGCCCTTCCAGCGCGTACAGCATGAGCGCTATGCGCGCAATCTGCGCGTGCTGATCCGGAAGGTACGTGGAATAGGAGCTATTCCTGTGCTTCTCACTCCACCCGTCGCGGTCCAGCACAGACTGTATGCCCTGTTTGATTCCATGCTCTATGCCGGTCTGGGCGGAGCGGAGTTTTGCAGCGAACGCTACGCCCGTACCGCGGCCCAGGTGGCACGGGAGGAACATGCCTTATGGCTCGAGAGCGTATCCTCTGACGATAGGGAGCGATTTCTCGGCTCGGATGGTGTGCACCTGTTGGCCGAGGGACATCATGCGCTTGCTGAAGCGCTCGCACGCTTGCTTTCCGGCATTCTGGATTCCACCGCGACGATACCACTCACTTCAACCGTAGACCTCTATCCCGTTCCGTATCAACCCTCGACGCATCAGCATCTCATAGTTTCCATTGCTACACGAGCAGAAGAAGAAGTGCAGGTCCGCATTATTGATTTCGGGGGCAGGGAAGTCCGGAAATTCGTATATTTCGCGTGGTCCGCAGGCACGCAGTATCTGCTCTGGGACGGCAGGACGACAAACGGAACACCCGCCGCCGCAGGCGCATATACCGTGTTTGTGCGAGCCGGATCGCGATATTCGCGCCATCAGCTGCTCATACTGTAACG
Proteins encoded in this region:
- a CDS encoding GDSL-type esterase/lipase family protein yields the protein MRRVRRRFSLYLLLLPHMFTVSVFAQHGVDICYFGDSITEGWIEAVFRPGQSYPAKTDSLLIASGRDIRSLHSGRGGETTDDALARIDSDVLRHTPRIVILAFGSNDWFVWGNPPFQRVQHERYARNLRVLIRKVRGIGAIPVLLTPPVAVQHRLYALFDSMLYAGLGGAEFCSERYARTAAQVAREEHALWLESVSSDDRERFLGSDGVHLLAEGHHALAEALARLLSGILDSTATIPLTSTVDLYPVPYQPSTHQHLIVSIATRAEEEVQVRIIDFGGREVRKFVYFAWSAGTQYLLWDGRTTNGTPAAAGAYTVFVRAGSRYSRHQLLIL